Part of the Rhinoraja longicauda isolate Sanriku21f chromosome 22, sRhiLon1.1, whole genome shotgun sequence genome, aggaatatatgatgtttcaggttggaacacatcttcagacccgaaacatcacccattcctattctccaaagatgctgcccggcctactgagttgcaccagcattttgtgtctatcttcagtataaaccagcatctgcagttccttcccacatattgcctcttctggcagctcgttccgtataccctccaccctgtgtgtgaaaaatgttgcccctcagattcctattaaatctttccctcctcaccttgaacctaagtcctctggttcttgattcccctactctggataacagtctctgtgcattcaccttatctattcccctcatgattttataatccctcttcctcctgcgctacaaggaataaagtcccagctagCCGAACCTCTCCCAATACCTCGGgacatcgagtcctggcaacatcctcgtaaatctccgcaCTTTTTTTGTGGTGATAGAATGAAAGAGTTCCCAGGAAGAGATACCCATGGATCCAGCGAGTGAAGTGCAGTCCGCTGACAAACAGGTGGAAGGGTTTAGAATCGTTGAGCTTGAGCAGCAGAGGTTTTACAGCtctatagaaagcattttattgagaTGCTTCAgggcatggtttgggaactgctccatccaagaccacgagaaattgcagTTTTCAGAGAATTGCATccgcccttccattgactccatctacctttcacactgcctcggcaaagccacctgcataatcaaggaccagtctcaccccaatcactccctcttctcccctctcccatcaggcacgaagtacagatgtgtgaaaacgcacacctccagattcagggacagtttcttcccagctattttcaggcaactgaaccatcctattcccaactagagagcagccctgaactaccatTAACCTCATTGGAACccttcggactatcctcaattggattttaccttgctctaaacgttattccctttatcctgtatttggacactgtggacagctcaatagtaatcatgtatagtctttccgctgactggatagcacgcaacaaaaaagcttttcgctgtacctcggtacatgggacaattaactaaactaaacagagggcCTGGGACGGAGTGGACAGGCTGCTCGCCTTCCTGTTCATCAGTAACCCAGCCTGCTCTccaattatgtgtaggaaggaactgcagagctggcttagtctgaagatagacacatggtGTCGGCGTGACtaagtgcgtcaggcagcatctctgcagaaaaggacccttgatgaagggtcgcgacctgaaatatcacttattcctttctttccagagatgctgcctgacccactgagttactccagcactttgtgtctatcttctgctctcCATTTACTTTGCCAGCTCTGCAGAGGCAGCCGGTACCACAGCCTCCAGGGAGATGCCTGGTTGTACTTGTGGCAACAACCCTACATCGAGGGGTTAGGCCATGTCAGTTAGGTGCTGTGGAGGGACTTAGTTGACCCTGGATGCTGCCTGCTGTTGTCTACCTGTGCCTGCATAGGTGGCCACAGACCAGGAGCTCCCTCTGCTGGACATGGGAGAATTGCACAACCCTCAACAGTTGAAAGTCAtatagacacgaggaactgcagacactggaaacttgcataaaacacaaagtgctggagtaactgagtaggTCAGACacaatccctggaaaacatggataggcggcatttcaggttgggacccatcttgtTTCTGCAactatcacctgccaggctttatacggccccacctctcttttcaagATGTCTCcccacaccacaatcagtctgaagaagcggttCAACccaaaacctatccatgttctccagaggcgctgcctgaagttactccagcactttgtttttactccagcatttgctttCACACCACAAGCCCAGAGACCCAGAGTGCTGGAAACACAGCTTCTGAGCATCACACAGCTTGAAAAGTCAAaggctagagagcatagctttctaatataatttgtgtgtgtgtgtgtgtgtgtgatatatatatatataaaatataatatatataaaatatagtatatatgtattatatattatAATCTATAAAACTTAAATATATATATCTGATTTATAAATATTGTATATATAAtttgtataatttatatatatatacttatatGAATATAATTATAATATAAGTTGGGCAATGTTTAAAGTACAAACAtaacatgctggaataactcgagggcagcaaggtggcgcagcagtagagctgctgccttacagcgagtgagacctgggttcgatcctgactgcgggtgttgtttgtacggagtttgcatgttctccctgtgaccgcatggattttctccgggttttcttcccattccaaatacgtacaagtttgtaggctaattggcttctataaaattgcctccagtgtgtaggtTGCGAGacaggaataacatagaactggtgtatgggtgattgttttggtcggtgcagactcggtgggctgaaggacgtgTTTCATTGCTTCATCTCTAAAACttaagctcagcgggtcaggcagcagctctgaagaaatggacaagtgacagctctgaagaaatggacagattgaTTGCGGGTGGTGgaggagagctggaagagaggatttagggagagggcaggatttaaaccttaaaggagatgtgcggagaaGGTTTTCTTTTCCATGCAGAGTGGTGGGGCCTGcaacgcgctgccagggatggtggtggaggcagatacggtagtggcgtttaagaggcttttaggtaggcacatggatacacagagaatggcaggatatggatcatgtgcagttagaggagatgcatttatattggcaacatgttcagtgcagacactggccgaagggcctgttcctgagctgtactattctatgttctaagactGAGAACAAAATGCTATGTGAAACCTTTGTGGGAGcaatatttttattattaaaaaataaGCACTTTGATCTTTCACTTGGGTCTCCCTGTTTCCACTTCAAACCATGTATCCAACCAACACGTTGCAATCAGTCAAAGACCATTGGGCTTTTTGTTCCATTAATTGAGAAAAAATGAAGGTGCAAACATTTAAAGAGTGAATCCCTGGGACCATACGAATTACTCCCATTAATTCCCAGCTTGTACCAATCCAAAAACACCCTGGTTTGTTTTACAAGACGCATTGGATCTCTCCAACTTCGTTTCAATACATGTTGCTCACAATCTTAACCCAACCCCATGCGAACATGAGAACAGCTATCCATGATACAAAGTGGTATTTGTTTATTCAGACTGTTACTTGTTAAACACTGCAGCTTAAGATATAGATTGCTTCCCATTGCCTTAAAAGAGAATGCTGTGAGATTATTTACAATTTCCACTGATGGTGCCTGCAATGTTTTAATGTGAATGAAGACAGTCTTTACCGCAGGCCCAACTGGTCAACAGGCACGTGAGTAAGCAAGCACACGACTAACTCGCTGGTCGCTGAACaccggagtcacagagacactcgGGGAGGAGGTGGACGCAAGGGGGTAGGTTTGAGCAGAGGGAGCGCGGCAGTAGCAAGTGTGGTTGTGTTTGGAGGCCAGGCTTACGGAGAATTCAAGACTTCCCGGTGAATGTGCACTCAGTGCCGTTGAAGAGGTTTGTCCGAGGCGTAGCGGCAGATATCATTCACTGGGATTCTGGATCACGATCAATAAATATTCCTTATCTGAAAGGGAAATGGGAAGGAGGTCAGAAGAGTGTTAGAAggcataaggcataggagcagaatcaggccatttggtccatcgagtctgttccaccattctttatttttggactttagagatacagctttggaaacaggcccttcggcccactgagtctgtaccgaccaacactcgcactatcctacacaccaggtacaatttacaatttgcagaagccaattaacttacaaacatgcacgtctttggagtgtgggaagaaatccacCCTAGTTAGACTGGTAGAACTGGTTCAGTATAGATGAGCTCGataagacaaaaaaatgctggagtaactttgcagcatctttggagagaagttgagttacttcagcattttgtgtctatcttcgatgtaaacaagcatctgcagttccttccgacaccaagAAGTGAGCGTGTTCGTATCAAAGTAAAGCGGAGTTACCGGGTGCGACCAAGATCTCATTCTTCTTGCTGCGGATGCGGAGGAAGGTGAGGTCGTTCTGTGCGTCGATGTCCCGGATGGTGCTCCTGGCCTTCACAGCCAGCTGATGGATGAGGCCGGCATACTGGGCAGTGGTGGCGGTGTCCATGGTCGACCGGATGGGAATACCTGTGTGCAGGGAAGGACATGTAGGGTTAACAGccgagactcaaggaactgcagaaaccgGTTAAAAGCCTTGTTGTCACCAGTAaagttgcggcacggtggcgcagcggtaaagttgctgcctttacagttcaatcctgactacgggcgctgtctgtatggagtttgtacgttctctcggtgaccacgtgggttttctccgggtgctccggtttcttcccacactccaaagatgcacaggtttgtaggttaattggctttggtgaaaattgtaaattatcactagtatgtaggatagtgctagtgtacagggatcgctggttggcacggactcggtgggccgaagggcctgtttccattctgtatctctaaactaaactgagggtgCTGAATTTTCAGGAAAACACAGCAAGGCTAACTCTGAAATGCTGACATATTTagctttaggcttattattgtcacaggtaacgaggtacagcaaaaatctttgttttgcatgctattcaaataGATTAGATATatcatacataattacaatcaagtccaacttaagtacaacaggtagagcaatggggaagatacagagtgcagaatatagttctcagcactgcaTTACTTCCATAGACAACGTCCAAAATCCGCaattgggtagaggtgaattggacagtaccccagTTTAtccaaggaccattcagaagcctaataacagagggaaagaagctgttccggagtctggtggtgcgcgctttcaagctcctgcaccTGCTACCGGTGGGGAGCAGGGAGAAAGAGGAATGTCTAGGGGTGGGACacgtctttgattgtgttggctgcttttctgaggttggctgcttttccaacacGTCGTCGAGCCAGAGAGATACAGCTTGGCAACCCATCAACCACACACCCCGCACTAATC contains:
- the LOC144604651 gene encoding dynein light chain roadblock-type 2-like → MAEVEETLKRIQNQKGVLGIIVVNVEGIPIRSTMDTATTAQYAGLIHQLAVKARSTIRDIDAQNDLTFLRIRSKKNEILVAPDKEYLLIVIQNPSE